The Phaeacidiphilus oryzae TH49 region GGCGCGGGGGCCCGTTCGCTCTGCCTCTGCCCCTCGCCCCGGAAATCGCGGGCGCGGAGAGCTACAGGCCCGCCGCGTACTCCAGCGCCCCGCGCGGAAGCTCGGCGCAGCCGGTGTAGCGGGTCAGCAGGAGGCGGGCGAGTTCCGGGGCGGGGCCCAGGGGCGCGGCCAGGGTGGCGGCGCCGGGCGCGTCGGTCGTCGCGGCGGCGATGCGGTCCGGGAGGAGGCCGGGGGCCAGGAGGTACGGGGCCACGGCGATGCGGGTCGCGCCCGCCGCACGCAGCGCGGCTATCGCGTCGGGGACCCGCGGCCCGGAGGCCGAGGCGTAGGCCACCTCGACGGCCGCCCAGCCCCGCGTCGCGCGGTACGCGGCCGCCACCCCCCGGGTCGCCGCGTTCGCGGCCGGGTCCGAGGAGCCCGCCGCGGCGAGGACGATCCCGGTGCCCGGGGAGGGGTGGACGCCGGCCTCCGCGAGCCGGCGGTCGAGGGCCGCGAGGAGGAGCGGATGCGGGCCGAGGACGTCGGCGAGCCGGACGTCCAGCCCGGGAAGCCGGGACGTCGCCTCGGCCAGCACCCCGGGGATGTCGTGCTTGGCGTGGAAGGCCCGGTTGAGGAGCAGCGGGACCGCGATCACCGGCCGCTCCGGGTCGTCCGACCAGAGGCGTTCCAGGACCTGGGGGAGCCGGGGCGCGCAGTGGTCGAGGTACCCCGCGGTGACCGCGAGGTCCGGCCGCAGCCCGCGCAGCGCCGTCGTCAGCCCGCTGACGACCGCGGCGTGCCGGGGGTCCCGGCTGCCGTGGGCGACGAGCAGCAGTACCGGCTGACGTGGTGGCGTCATGCGCATCTCCGTGATCACCTCTTGGCGGCGAGCAGTCCGCGGGAACGTAGCACCCGCCGTTCCATCGGGGAGAAGACGACCAGTTCGATCCCGATCCCGACGAGCAGGATCAGGATGATGGTCGCGAGTACCGTCGGCATGTCCTGGATGTCACGGGCGTTTTCCAAAGCCTGACCGAGGCCGATGCCCAGGGCGGGAGAACTCGCGATCAGCTCGGCCGCCATCAGGGACCGCCAGGCGAACGCCCAGCCCTGCTTGAGGCCGGCCATGTAGCCCGGCATCGCGGCCGGCAGCAGGATGTGCCAGATGCCGCGGAGTCCGGTCGCGCCGAGCGTCCGGCCGGCCCGCAGGTAGAGCGGCTGGACCTGGTCGACCCCGGCGACCAGGCCGTTGGCGATGGACGGCACGGCGCCGAGGAGGATGACGCAGTAGATGGTGGCGTCGGAGAGGCCGAACCAGATGATGGACGCCGGCACCCAGGCCACCGAGGGGATGGACTGCAGCCCGGTGAGGATCGGCCCGATGGCCGCCCGCACCACCTTCACCCTGGCCACCACCAGGCCGAGCGGGGTGCCGATCACCGTCGCGACCAGGAAGCCGAGGACCCCGCGGGAGAGCGAGGTCCAGATCGGCTGGAGGAGGGTGCCCTTCAGCCACTCCTGGTGGAGGCTGTTCCAGACGTCGGCGGGACCGGGGAGGAGGTCCGGGCGCTTGATGCCGGACCAGTAGATCAGCTGCCAGATGACGAGGACGAGGACGACCGCGACCACCGGCGGCAGGACCTTGCGGAGGAGCACCGCCCGGAGCGGTTCGCGGGCCGGCTCGCTGCTCTCCAGGGCGTCCAGGCCCGCTTCCAGCCCGGAGAGGCCGGTCGCGGTGGTGTCCGCCGACTCGGTTCGGGTCTCAGTGCTGGCCATGGCGGCGGATCTCCCCACGGAGCTGTTCGGTGATCTCGACGGAGAGTTCGGCCACGCCCGCCGACTCGATGCGGCGGGGCTGCGGCAGGTCGATCGTCCACTCGCGGGCGATCCGGCCGGGGCGGGAGGAGAGGAGCACCACCCGCTGGGCGAGGCGGACCGCCTCCCGGACGTTGTGGGTGACGAAGAGGACGGAGAGGCCGAGCCCGGAGTCGCCGGAGGTGTTGGCGGCCCCCCAGATCCGGGTGAGCTCCTCGTGGAGGACGTCCCGGGTGATGGCGTCCAGGGCGGCGAAGGGCTCGTCCATCAGCAGCACAGGGGACTGCTGGGCGAGGGCGCGGGCCATCGCCACCCGCTGGCGCATCCCGCCGGAGAGCTCGTGCACCCGCTTGCGGTAGGAGCCCTTCAGCCGGACGAGTTCGAGCAGCCGCTCGGCCTCGTCCCTGCGGTCGGCCCGGGGCACCCCGCGCAGCCGCAGGGCGAGTTCGATGTTGCGGCCGGCGGTGAGCCACGGGAAGAGCGCGTGCTCCTGGAACATCAGGGCGGCCCGGCCGCCCTCGACCTCGATCGCCCCCTGGCTCGGCGACTCCAGGCCGGCCACCAGGTTGAGCAGGGTGGACTTGCCGCAGCCCGAGGCGCCGAGGAGGCAGACGAACTCGCCGGGGGCGACGTCCAGGCTGATGTCGTCCAGTACCGGCGCCGATCCTGGGCGGCCGAAGGTCTTGGAGACGTGGTCGATGCGGACGGCCGGGGCCGTGCCGGAGCCGGGCTCCGACGGCGCGGCCGACCGGGGGGGCTGGGTGAGCGCCGGGGCCATGCCGGTCACCTCCTGTGCTTTCTGAGCCGGTGCCCGCCCCGCGTCCCCGTCGGCGTGATCGACGGGCATCGACGGGATCGCCGCAGGGGGCGCGAGGGCGGGCACCGGAGTCGGGGAGGGGTACAGGGGTACGGGACGCGGATCAGTAGGCGACGCTCACTGCGTGCCGAGGCCCGCCGCGCTGACGGCGGGCTTTCCGGCGGCCTTGAGCACCTTGTTCAGCGGGGTCAGGTCGTAGATCCCGCTGAGGTCGGGGGCGGAGAGGAGGCCCGCGGTGACCGCGTGCTGCGCCTCCGTCTTGAGGGTGGAGGCCAGCGGGTCGTCGGTGACCTCGATGTTCTTCCAGGCGTCGTCGAGGACGACGGTCGGCAGGGGCTTGCCGGTGAGCTTGGCGAGCGCCTGGTTGGCGGTCTTCTTCGCCTCGGCCGGGTTGGCGGCGATCCAGTCGTTGGTGTCGACGGAGGCCTTGAGGACGGCCTCGACCACGTCCGGGTGCGCCTTGAGGAACTTCTGCGAGACGATCACGTTGGTGGTGACGAACCTGCCGCCGGGCCACAGGCTCTTCTCGTCGACGAGGGTCTTCCCGCCCGCCGCGACCAGCTTGGAGGCGGTCGGCTCGGGCACCCAGGCACCGTCGATCTGATCGGACTTGAACTCGGTGGGGGTGAGGGAGTTGTCCGTGCGGACCACCGAGACGTCGCCCTTGCCGGACTGCGCGTCCTCCTTGAACCCGTGCTGGGAGAGGAAGTTGAGGAGGGCGACGTCCTGGGTGTTGCCGAGCTGCGGGCTGGCGATCCTCTTGCCCTTGAGGTCCGCGATGGACTTGATCTTCGACGGGTTCACCACCAGCGAGGCGCCGCCGGAGACCGAACCCGAGATGATCCGCAGGCTGGTGCCCTTGGACTTGCTGTAGCCGGAGATCGCCGGGGAGGGGCCGATCCAGCCGATGTCGATCGAGCCGGCGTTGAGCGCCTCGATCTCGGACGGGCCGGCGTTGAAGATCTGGGTCTGCAGCTTGGTGCCGCCCAGGTCCTTCTGGAACCGGCCGTTCTCCACCCCCACCAGCGGGGTGGTGTGGGTGATGTTGCCGAAGTACCCGATCCGCACGGTGGACGCGGAGAGCGCCTTGCCGGACGCCTGGACGGTGGACCCGGTGGTCGCCGCCTGGGAGCCGTACCCGCAGGCGGACAGCAGCGCGGCGAGGGCGAGGACGGAGCCCGAGAGGAGCGCGGGCTTTCTCCAACGCTGGCGCGGGGTGGACAGGACGGGGCGGACGGACATGATGGCGGACCTCGACTCGACAGGAGGAAGGAGCGGGGGAGGGGGCAGGCGCCGGGCGGACGGAATCCGCCCGGGCCGCCGGGCTGCTGCGCGCGGTCAGCGCGGACAGTCCCCGACCCCGCCCTGCCCGGCGCCGAGCGCGCCGCTCCCCACGCGGCCGCCCTCCTTCGCCATCAGCGAGAAGGCCTCACCGGTGGCGGTGCCGGCGGTGCCGGACCCGCGAACCGGAGAGGTCGCCTCAACCCCCGTGCCGTCGGCCATGGTTCAGAACGCCTCTCCGGCCATGCCGGCGGTCAGCGTGGAGCCGTCCGCCTGGTCGACGAGGATGAAGGAGCCGGTGCGGCGGTTGACCGCGTAGGGGTCCAGGGCCAGCGGCTCGGCGGTGCGCAGCACCACGTGACCCAGGTCGTTGAGGCCCAACTCGTCCGGGCGCTCGGCCCGTTCCAGGGTCTCCACGTCCAGGCGGTAGGGGATGTCCTTGACGACGGCCCGCACGGTGCGGGTGGTGTGCCGCAACAGGACCTTGTCGCCGATGCGCAGCGGGCGCTCGTGGAGGTGGCAGACGGTGGCCTCGATGTCCTTGACCGGTTCGGGCGCGGGCGCCCCGGCGATCAGGTCGCCGCGGGAGACGTCCAGGTCGTCGGCCAGACGCACGGTCACCGACTGCGGGGCCCAGGCCAGTTCGGCCTCCCCGCCGTCCATGGTGTCGATCCCGGCGACGGTGCTGGTCTGCCCGGAGGGCAGCACGGTCACCTCGTCCCCGACCCGCAGCACCCCGGAGGCCAGCTGCCCGGCGTAGCCGCGGTAGTCGGCGTGCTCGGCGCTCTGCGGGCGGATGACGTACTGCACGGGGAAGCGCACCGGGTCGCCCGCCGGGTCGGCGGCGACCTGGACCGACTCCAGGTGCTCCAGCAGCGTCGGCCCGCCGTACCAGTCCATCTCGGCGCTGGGCTCGACCACGTTGTCCCCGGCCAGGGCCGAGATCGGGACCGCGGTCACCTCCGGCACGCCCAGCCGCCGCGCGGTGGCGGTGAACTCCTGCGCGATGGCGGCGAAGACCGGCTCGGCGTAGCCGGCCAGGTCCATCTTGTTGACGGCCAGCACCACGTGGGGGACCCGCAGCAGGGCGGCCACCGCCAGGTGCCGGCGGGTCTGCTCGACCACGCCGTTGCGGGCGTCCACCAGCACCACGGCCAGCTCGGCCGTGGAGGCGCCGGTCACCATGTTCCGGGTGTACTGCACGTGCCCGGGGGTGTCGGCCAGGATGAACCGCCGCTTGGCGGTGGCGAAGTAGCGGTAGGCCACGTCGATGGTGATGCCCTGCTCGCGCTCGGCCCGCAGGCCGTCGGTGAGCAGCGCCAGGTCGGGGGCCTGCTGGCCGCGCCGGCGGGAGGCCGACTCGACCGCCTCCAACTGGTCGGCCAGCACCGACTTGGAGTCGTGGAGGAGCCTGCCGACCAGGGTGGACTTGCCGTCGTCCACGGAGCCGGCGGTGGCGAAGCGCAGCAGCGAGGTCTCCTCGGCGACCAGCCGGGCGGCCGCCGACTGCACTGCGGTGTCGGTGAGTTCGGACATCTTTAGAAGTACCCCTCGCGCTTGCGGTCTTCCATGGCGGCCTCGGACAGCTTGTCGTCGGCGCGGGTGGCCCCGCGCTCGGTCAGCCGGGAGGCCGCCACCTCGGCGATCACGGCCTGGACGTCGGCGGCCTCGGAGTCGACGGCCCCGGTGCAGGACATGTCGCCCACCGTGCGGTAGCGCACCCGCCGCTTCTCCACGGTCTCGCCGTCCTTCGGGCCGCCCCACTCGCCCGCGGTCAGCCACATCCCGTTGCGCGCGAACACCTCGCGCTCATGGGCGTAGTAGATCTGCGGCAGCTCGATCCCCTCCCGGGCGATGTACTGCCACACGTCCAGCTCGGTCCAGTTGGAGATCGGGAAGACCCGCACATGCTCGCCCGGCAGGTGCCGGCCGTTGTACAGCTGCCACAGCTCCGGGCGCTGCCGGCGCGGGTCCCAGGCGCCGAACTCGTCGCGGAGGCTGAAGACCCGCTCCTTGGCCCGGGCCTTCTCCTCATCCCGTCGGCCGCCGCCGAAGACCGCGTCGAACCGGCCCCGCTCGATGGCCTCCAGCAGCGGCACGGTCTGCAGCGGGTTGCGGGTGCCGTCCGGCCGCTCCCGCAGCCGCCCGTTGTCGATGAACTCCTGGACGGAGGCCACGTGGAGGCGCAGCCCGTGCTTCTCGACGGTGCGGTCCCGGAACTCGATGACCTCCGGGAAGTTGTGCCCGGTGTCCACATGCAGCAGCCCGAAGGGCACCGGCGCCGGCCGGAACGCCTTCAGTGCCAGATGCAGCATGACGATCGAGTCCTTGCCGCCGGAGAAGAGGATCACCGGACGCTCGAACTCCCCCGCCACCTCGCGGAAGATGTGCACCGCCTCCGCCTCCAACGCGTCCAGATGGGAGAGCGCGTACGGGCGGTTCCCAGCGGTGGTGGCGGCGCTGGAGCCGGGCTTGGTTGCGTCGGTCTCGGTGGCGACGGTCACGCCAGTCCCCTCTCGTTGAGCAGTGCCTCAAGCGCGGCGGCCGACTCCTCGACCGTCTGGTCCTGGGTCTCGATGCGCAGATCCGGCGAGGCCGGCGGCTCGTACGGGTCGTCCACCCCGGTCAGCCCGCTCAGCTCACCCGCCGCCTGCTTGGCGTACAGCCCCTTGACGTCCCGGTCGGAGCAGACCTCCACCGGCGTGGCCACATGCACCTCCAGGTACGCGGTGCCCCGGTCGGCGTGCCGCTTGGCGACGGCCTCCCGGGACTCGGCATAGGGGGCGATCACCGGTGCGAGGACCACCACCCCGTGCGAGGCGAGGAGTTCGGCGACGAAGCCGATCCGGGTGACGTTGGTGTGCCGGTCCTCGCGGGTGAAGCCGAGCCCGCGGGACAGGTACTCGCGGATCTCGTCGCCGTCCAGCACCTCGACCCGCCGTCCACCGGCACGCAGGCGGTCGGCGAGGGCGCGGGCGATCGTCGTCTTGCCGGCGCTGGGCAGGCCGGTCAGCCATACGGTCGCGCCGCTTGCGGTGCCTCCCGCTGAGGCGGGGGCGTCGGGCGGGGCGGTGCTCATCGGACGGGGCTCCAAGGTCTCGACGGTAAGAAACAGGCGTGGACGGAAGGGAACGGTAAGAGGGCCGGGGGTACTCTCTCAGGCCTTGCTGAGAGGTTCATGAAGGCCGCACTCGGTCTTGGAGAGCCCAGCCCAGCGCCCGTCCCGGGCGCTCTCGCCGGGCAGCAGCCGCCGCGTGCAGGGCGCGCAGCCGATGGACCCGTAGCCGTCCATCAGCAGCGGGTTGGTAAGAACGCCGTGAGAGGCAACGTAGGCGTCCACGTCCTCCTGGGTCCAGCGGGCGATGGGGGAGACCTTGACCCGGCCGTTCTTCTCGTCCCAGCCCACGACGGGCGTGTCGGCCCGGGACGGGGACTCGTCCCGGCGCAGGCCGGTGGCCCAGGCCTGATAGCCCGCCAGACCGCGACGGAGCGGCTCCACCTTCCGCAGGGCGC contains the following coding sequences:
- a CDS encoding sirohydrochlorin chelatase, whose translation is MTPPRQPVLLLVAHGSRDPRHAAVVSGLTTALRGLRPDLAVTAGYLDHCAPRLPQVLERLWSDDPERPVIAVPLLLNRAFHAKHDIPGVLAEATSRLPGLDVRLADVLGPHPLLLAALDRRLAEAGVHPSPGTGIVLAAAGSSDPAANAATRGVAAAYRATRGWAAVEVAYASASGPRVPDAIAALRAAGATRIAVAPYLLAPGLLPDRIAAATTDAPGAATLAAPLGPAPELARLLLTRYTGCAELPRGALEYAAGL
- the cysC gene encoding adenylyl-sulfate kinase, with product MSTAPPDAPASAGGTASGATVWLTGLPSAGKTTIARALADRLRAGGRRVEVLDGDEIREYLSRGLGFTREDRHTNVTRIGFVAELLASHGVVVLAPVIAPYAESREAVAKRHADRGTAYLEVHVATPVEVCSDRDVKGLYAKQAAGELSGLTGVDDPYEPPASPDLRIETQDQTVEESAAALEALLNERGLA
- the cysD gene encoding sulfate adenylyltransferase subunit CysD, yielding MTVATETDATKPGSSAATTAGNRPYALSHLDALEAEAVHIFREVAGEFERPVILFSGGKDSIVMLHLALKAFRPAPVPFGLLHVDTGHNFPEVIEFRDRTVEKHGLRLHVASVQEFIDNGRLRERPDGTRNPLQTVPLLEAIERGRFDAVFGGGRRDEEKARAKERVFSLRDEFGAWDPRRQRPELWQLYNGRHLPGEHVRVFPISNWTELDVWQYIAREGIELPQIYYAHEREVFARNGMWLTAGEWGGPKDGETVEKRRVRYRTVGDMSCTGAVDSEAADVQAVIAEVAASRLTERGATRADDKLSEAAMEDRKREGYF
- a CDS encoding ABC transporter substrate-binding protein, with translation MSVRPVLSTPRQRWRKPALLSGSVLALAALLSACGYGSQAATTGSTVQASGKALSASTVRIGYFGNITHTTPLVGVENGRFQKDLGGTKLQTQIFNAGPSEIEALNAGSIDIGWIGPSPAISGYSKSKGTSLRIISGSVSGGASLVVNPSKIKSIADLKGKRIASPQLGNTQDVALLNFLSQHGFKEDAQSGKGDVSVVRTDNSLTPTEFKSDQIDGAWVPEPTASKLVAAGGKTLVDEKSLWPGGRFVTTNVIVSQKFLKAHPDVVEAVLKASVDTNDWIAANPAEAKKTANQALAKLTGKPLPTVVLDDAWKNIEVTDDPLASTLKTEAQHAVTAGLLSAPDLSGIYDLTPLNKVLKAAGKPAVSAAGLGTQ
- a CDS encoding ABC transporter permease translates to MASTETRTESADTTATGLSGLEAGLDALESSEPAREPLRAVLLRKVLPPVVAVVLVLVIWQLIYWSGIKRPDLLPGPADVWNSLHQEWLKGTLLQPIWTSLSRGVLGFLVATVIGTPLGLVVARVKVVRAAIGPILTGLQSIPSVAWVPASIIWFGLSDATIYCVILLGAVPSIANGLVAGVDQVQPLYLRAGRTLGATGLRGIWHILLPAAMPGYMAGLKQGWAFAWRSLMAAELIASSPALGIGLGQALENARDIQDMPTVLATIILILLVGIGIELVVFSPMERRVLRSRGLLAAKR
- a CDS encoding ABC transporter ATP-binding protein yields the protein MAPALTQPPRSAAPSEPGSGTAPAVRIDHVSKTFGRPGSAPVLDDISLDVAPGEFVCLLGASGCGKSTLLNLVAGLESPSQGAIEVEGGRAALMFQEHALFPWLTAGRNIELALRLRGVPRADRRDEAERLLELVRLKGSYRKRVHELSGGMRQRVAMARALAQQSPVLLMDEPFAALDAITRDVLHEELTRIWGAANTSGDSGLGLSVLFVTHNVREAVRLAQRVVLLSSRPGRIAREWTIDLPQPRRIESAGVAELSVEITEQLRGEIRRHGQH
- a CDS encoding sulfate adenylyltransferase subunit 1, translating into MSELTDTAVQSAAARLVAEETSLLRFATAGSVDDGKSTLVGRLLHDSKSVLADQLEAVESASRRRGQQAPDLALLTDGLRAEREQGITIDVAYRYFATAKRRFILADTPGHVQYTRNMVTGASTAELAVVLVDARNGVVEQTRRHLAVAALLRVPHVVLAVNKMDLAGYAEPVFAAIAQEFTATARRLGVPEVTAVPISALAGDNVVEPSAEMDWYGGPTLLEHLESVQVAADPAGDPVRFPVQYVIRPQSAEHADYRGYAGQLASGVLRVGDEVTVLPSGQTSTVAGIDTMDGGEAELAWAPQSVTVRLADDLDVSRGDLIAGAPAPEPVKDIEATVCHLHERPLRIGDKVLLRHTTRTVRAVVKDIPYRLDVETLERAERPDELGLNDLGHVVLRTAEPLALDPYAVNRRTGSFILVDQADGSTLTAGMAGEAF